TGAAATTCGCAGTAGACTGATGTCACTGTGGAACATATACATGGAACAGATTAGCTCAAACCTGAAATTGATGCAAATGAAGTCTAAACGGGCCTCAAAAGACTCAATTTAAAGTTTTCGGTGAACTAAAATGTCAGTGGAAAATGTTAATGTCATATGCAGTATGAATCATAGGAGCCATTATAAACACAAAGTTTTACTGCTATTAAGCTTAAAAAAATCATCAAGTATGCTGCTGTTTTTTGCCTTCCGTTCCAGGAAAGGACTCTTAAGCCATACTTTGAACTCACTTCTATAAGTTTGTATTCTAAgaatatgtttgtttctttctacaTCTCAGAATATATTTGCTGCATGATTTTTCAACCTAATTTTcaatgttgacattttcttctttccctATTTTTTTTGAACATTTGTTTGCATTATAACTTGTGCTCCAACATAATATTGTACATAGTCACTTTCTTTTTATGATCTTGTGTAGTTTTCTCTCTGATGAGGCTTAAAATGTCCTTGCCCACTGTTTGAAGATCCTTTAAACTATTCAATACAATATGTCTATGACcatattgaaataaatactgatAGCTACTCTGCATGGTACTACTACAACATTCTAAATAATTAGTCTATTATTCTAATAACCCAAATGACATCAAGGCAAGTCAAAGTAAAGGGTGAGGATACTTCATGCTTCAACACAGGACTTGTATGACTGACTAACTTTGGGAGCACACACAGTTCTCTACAACTCCATCTGACAAATATTGAATTACATATCTTGTAACACTGTTGTTTATTCTGCATTTTGTATTACAGTGACGTGTAGAATCTAAACAAAGAGCATTAAAGCTGTTGTGTACTCACAGGCCCAATGCAAATCTCCAACCCTAAGCCTGAGCACTAAaaccctcacagacttaaatGATGTAAGACGTGCCTTACATGAGTGCATGTGGTATTGAGATAGTATAAAAAAGAGGAAGGGGACACTCTGACATCATACTCTGCCTGTTAACAAGATGCGCTGTTAAGAAAGTAAAAAACCCACAGGTATGTAGTTGTCTGTCttaattcatccatccatccattatcttgaccacgtatcctgttaggggtcacgggggtctggagcctatcccagctggctttgggaggaaggcagggtacaacctggacaggtcgccaacctatcacagggctaacacagagagacagacaaccattcacgcacacactcacacctacgggcaatttagagcgatcaattaacctggagagcatgtttttggactgtgggaggaagccggggagaacccacacatgcacggggagaacacgcaaactccacacagaaatgcacctgcccggccagggattcaaaccaggaaccttctagctgtgaggcaacagcgctacccccTGCACCTCCGTGCAGCCTGTCTTAATTCAgtgttaatatatttatatacattttttaaaatgtcagacaaacattaacagaaatgctgtCTCCATACATGCTGTCTTTATTTCAGTCAAATATTTGCAATAGATTATTAATCTTTTGCAGATATTTGACTGGAAAACATTAACAAGGCTTCAGGTGTGCAACAAATAGCAAGTAATTAACTACATGTTATTTACAGACTTCTTGTTTTTGGATTATGTGGaggctttgtttacatttagggTTTCATTTGACAAAACtaaattttttttgtattgatatttcttttgattttgatttttcacTATACCAACATTTTTTGACATTCAATGAGGGGCTGAAAAATCATATCCTTCCTGTCACCAAATTCACAATAAACTCTGGGTAAGCCCTACAAGAAAATCTGCAGGAATGAAAACTCATGCAAAGCCCAAAATCTGGCATTCTAAAGTCTGCATCAGAGTCCTTATGCAGTTGATGATAGGAAAAGTAGGACAGCACTAAGCACTCAAACTGCTAGAGCACGCTTCAGTGTTTGAGTCTGGGCGTGAAGAGATCAGGTTTAGCCAAGGTGACCATAGACTGCACCTTTTTGTCACCCACCTttatgtggatttttttctgactATGTGATGAGAAGTTATAGttaacagaaatacaaaaattatCAAATTGGATACCTTCTGACTAATCAAGCTTATTACCAACTGAATAAAGCAGGAAGAAACAGTCTTGGAGTACAAATACCAACAACAGAAAGACGATTTTAACCAAAGTGGTTTAAAAAATCATAACAGAAAGCTTAGCCAAGCATGAGGCTTTTAAAGTTCATAAAAAACTTGACAGATGACAATATCGCTCTTGGGACAAATTTTTTATTATCTTcattaattttaacttttaatcctgactcaggaaaaaaacaaaattgcaATGATCAATGTCCAAGTATCTTATGTTGTTTGAGTGGACAATCATTCACAGTTGTCAGGGCCACATTAGTCTGAAACACCagaggatttaaaaagaaatcagaGGAGCATGCCATGGAATTTTATGGCAGAAACCTCAAATCCTACAAAAAATATcatgtaaaaaatacaaaacacacattccTCTCCTGCATCTGTGTGATCTAAGCATCATCAGGTTTGTCTGCTGGCGGTCCACACGGCTGAAGCATCTTCTCCATCAAGTTAAAGCGGACACGCGCTTTACTCTCATTCTCAGCCACAGAGAAGTAGTTGAGCAGGTCAAAATGTCCCATGTAGGAGCAGTAAGAGTCTCTGTGCTGATTGACCAGCCACTCCCACTTGCTGGTGTCTGCGTGTCCTGTGCCAATGTATTTGGACTGAAGATGCTCCAGCTGACTGTGGATGTTGTATCTGTCCGTCATTCTCTCTGGGATGGTAGTCACTGAGGCCCTGGATAGAGGAGGAGAAATAGAGATGAACACAGGATTCATGCAGAGACAGATACTAGATTCCTGAGCCATGACACATTAAGGGACCAGTATGATGACACAGCTGTGATCTATTTGATAAGCAACTATGTGATAACCAAAGTGGCCCAGGGAATGATATTAATGCTCTGAAGATAATGACATTGGATTTGGTTCACCATCTGACTCTCAAAAGCTCATAAAGATATCCCTAACAAAAACATTGAGTGTCTCCTATTCTTTTAAGTTCTTGAGTGTAGTGAATGTGTAATGACTGACTACTTTTTGTCCTGGAAAGACCAAATTGAACTATGCACAATGTCTGCAACAATTCCATCGACAATTGCTCCATCAGATAAAAATCAGTTGAAAGTTAGAAGGCCAACCACTCCAGAGACTTAAAGAATCAGCCTACAATAACAACATATTAAGGCTGCACAACATTATTTGTCTCTGGCCTTTACCAGGCTCTCAACAATAGATATAAACTATGACCATCAAACTTGAGATACCAGGTACCGCGATTGATATGATCAGACTGTTAGACAGAATCACTCTTTGGTGCATTAGTCAATCCTGAAAGTAAGTAGTGAGCTTAAttcctacggtggccctgaaggacaaaacacatttacaaaagatgaaacacttttacaaagttagagacaaattaacattttgggaaacatttttacattttataaaacaaaattacattagcaaaacacttttacaaagctagggacaattttacaaacaacagaacacttttacccttaagtctgactccttttagccggactccgtttagcctgaggctatgtggtctgaggccgtttcatctgaattctgacacatgatgaaggttttgaggagatatgacggagcttttctggagacatgatgctttttcatctgaggtttGACACCTCTTTCTGAGACCcaaggatgtcctaatatgtaaaccatgtccatctccgtttggtttctcttcatcaaaacaaactaaatgacccctcactcggtcacttccggtatttggtacattccctttccataataatgaaatgttaatttggttcagaaatggtaaaagtgttccattgtttgtaaaattgttttcttaaatgtaaatttgttttggccttggtagaAGTGTTTTGCTGACGTAATTCTGTTTTATGAAATATttcccaaaatgtaaatttgcctccaactttgtagaagtgtttcatctgttgtaaatgtattttgtccttcagggccaccgtaaatcCCCGATTGAAGTGCATGAACGGAttttgatccctgtgtttgttGCCTGGAATGTTTCTATCGCTGTatcttttcattcatttgtatCCTGAAAATGAAACTGCTGTGATAAGAGTCAAATGTCTGACAATAGCACATATCCATCCGTTATCTATGAGGCATGGGTACTTTGTGTACATTTCAAatccaaaaacacaaagtgtAAGTCTTGCGTACTGTAGACTTGACTCACTGTTTATGTTTGATCGAGTGACTTTCTCAAAATAAACCCTTAAAGTGATTCAATAACCGAGCAAGAACGGCTCTATAGCACTTTTACATggacagttagcatgctaacgctGATTTCAATGGCACTCCGGCTAACAACAACGTGGAACTAGCTAgcaaatataaagcaaacaataatCGTCATGTTTAGCAAGTTAAGCTTCTCTATCACTTCAATATTTTACATAGATCGTACAAAACATACTCACGTTACTCTGCGTGGATTGTTTGATCTCGAGGGCACGAGATGTAAATAGTATCCGTCCACAGAACGTCGAGGGGACAAAGACGGATACTTCCTGTATGTCCTGCTGTAAAATGAACCGGTCAGAAACAAAGACTGGAACCTTTTTCTCTCTAGTAAGAAAGACCACTTTAAACTAATATGAGGCCAAATATAGTAATCGTAGAGAAAAGACAATGTATTTTTCAAGATGATATACATAACAGCAATTATTGGAGCATGTGGAAAATGAGCAAAGGCCTACTGAAGTTGCTCCATAccagttgttttctttgtgattcTTGAAGTTCTTGCAGTCAGTGGTTTTCCACAAGgtcagtacttttttttttgcctaaaCATGAGGTCAAATCTTTGCTAGTTAATCCTATAGTATGTGTTAAAATTCaacaggagtttttttttctgtatcttcCTGAAGTTGGTAGATCTTTGTTGTCTGCCGATTGTTCATTTTCTGTGGGTTGATCTGTGTCCACCAGCATCTATGGCCTTGCTTTGGTCACTCAAGTTTTGTCTTTCTACATTTCTGTGCTTGCAGTGCTCAGATAATCGATCACTATGTACTAACCTTGAGGACTAAATGGCATTGAATATAGTTTATTTCACAGATGTCAATTGTATGATGCCTTTCTATCTCAATATACTGGTAAATGGGCTGAGCCTTGTTAACAGCAGGTGGTTTGGTATACAATTCTGACGCTACAACTTATTACTACCAGTAACATTTGCCAGCACAGAAGAAGTTTGACAGACAAATTAACAAACTTTTATAATAGATGTGTGAATGCTCATGTAAAGCCCTTTTAGTTGTTGTTGCTGGCAAGCCATGTATTCATGAGGTGTTTTGAATGTTTGGTATGCTGCCTTTAAATGAAAGTTGCAATctcatgtttaaaacatgaaaagttcagtatatgttttattttaaagcgtTTTTAAGTCTTGAGTACACCACTGCAAGGCAACAACTACATGGATACCAAAAGATAAATGGGGTggattaaaattaataaaaataacattagaACCAAATGTCATGGCATCCAATCCAACAGTTGTGACAGCTTTCTCAAAACAATAAGTATGAATCTCATGATggttgaaaataaaaagctagGCGGTCACCTAAGTTAAAAGGATTCACCATCTGGGGACAATATATATCAGCTCCAAACTGTATTCATCTATTAATAGTTGCCGTGACATTTCAGTttaaacaaacaacatcaacCTCATGACCAAACTCACTTGAATAAGAGCATAAGGCTTGCCAAAGTTGGAGAGATATAAATGTGGTGCTTGAATCTGTGCAACCCTTAATGGGAATAAGTCGAATTGTTTAACAAAGGCTCATACAGACCTAAATTGCCATCCCAACACTGCTACTTTGGCTGAAACCATACACAAAACATTTCTTATCTGTTATCAGTCAGCAGTTTTCTTCTATGTGACTTTTTAACCCCATATATGTTTACTGTCTGGCTGGGATGATGAAATGTTTGGGGCAAAactaatatttatatttcactgataaatGTCACAAACAGACGGGCTGTGTCCCCTTCCCAGGAGGATTTCTATATTTTATCCAATAACCTAAACAGTCGGgggactttttttcccccataagTTATTTTATGCTTTAACTCTCGGGGGAGTGGAGCCATTTTTCATGCAATAGAGAACTCatattgtttattcatttatacatCTCTATAATAACAAGAAATACATTGTTCTATGAAGTTATCTCAGGGCAAACCATATAAAATGTTGCATAACAGTGTCCCATGTGATGAATATATTCTTTTATAGCCAAAGGCTTATTTCCAGCTCTGGTCCCTTGATGGGAACACTTTGCACTTTGGATAATTACCTGACTTTTGCACaggttcttttctttttccatttcaaactttttaatatattttctctgagctgaaaacaaatattttcttgTTTGTTCCCACGAGAAACAGGAACCGAGATACAGGTGGGCATGTGTTTGGCTGCAAAAACcttaatacataaaaaatatttctgtttgttgtttcctttcttcctttcttcctttcttccttccttccttccttccttccttcattccttccttccttcctttcttccattatttctttctttcctccattcATCCTTCCTTAATTTCTTTCCtccattcttccttcctttttttatttcttccatTCTgtcttccctcctttcttccttctttcatttcttttttccattcttccttccttccattattttttccattcttccttctttccttactTCCTCCATTTGTCCTTCCTTGATTTCCTTCCTCCACTCTcccttcctttctttatttcttccattcttccttctttccttactTCCTCCCTTTCATCttaatttctttcttccttcctttctacctttctttcatccttcctttcttccttctctcctttcttcctccctttcagacttcctttcttctttcctttcaaccttccttccttccctccattcttcctttctgtcctttcttccttcctaccttcttttcttccttccttcctaccttgCTTTCTTCCTTACTTCCTTTCAACCTTCCTTCCTTTcaatcttcctttcttttcttccttcctttcaaccatctttccttcctttctatctttctgtcttcctttcttcACCACATACAAAGTTTTCCTCGCTGAGGTAGTCTTTGTGCTGAAATGCGTACGTTGCTCTTCCTGGTCTGTGCTTTTGCCCAGATTTAACAGTTAAAAAGGACATTTAGTCTGCTGACTTCTTTCTGTTTAATATCAGAAGAAGTTACAGAGATATCACACTTACAGGAGAAAGACAGGGATCCCTTTGAGCTGGCACAGCAGGCAGGGTgaaactgtgctgtgtgtgtctgtgcatgtctgattttgtgtgcacatgaagctcACGCTGTGTTTACCGCTCATGTTAATGCAATGTCAAATCACACACTTGGAGACCAATAGTGCGCTGTTGCAGGATCAATATAAAAGTACAAAACCATGAAAACGCAAGGAGGAGCTGTGTTACAGCACTGTTGTGGACTTGCAATATGAAAAGGTCTGCTGACAAGTTACTATGGCATCCGTTAGCACAAGTCTCACAAGGAGAAAATTGCCAATATTATCTTTTCAAGGGAAATAATGAAGTGTCCagaaattttcttttttatgtgtaaAGCTGGGATGAAGAGAAATTACTAGAAATACAAAGAATTAGCAAAGCTTGTCATGATAATGGAGCTCcgtaaaagcaaagaaaaacaatagtGTCAGAAGATAATTTCCTCTGAAAGGTTAAAAGCCTCTTGTTTAAGTCATTGTGGGGCATTCAGAGAAAAGCATCCATTAACTGACAATCACTTTTCAGAGCTTCACCTTCATGTGTTACCAAACTGGAAAGCACAGCCTCTGCAGTGACGTCTCTTGAGGATTACTGTTCATTGATTGTCTCTTCAGATGACTGCTCTTAAGAAAAGTACCTGATGAGAATATCTGAGCATGAAGGATAACAGTAATTAGAGAAGAAGGTCCATTTATCACGCGGCTGCACCATGGAGATCTACAGGGATTGAGATTACATTTCTGGGAGCAAATCCTGGCAAAAACCACAGGGAGTGAGGTCAAAGCTGTCTGACATTTTCACTGTGGGGTAGACCCAATATTGTCCTTATTGTATTCAACGAAAACGAGGCTGAGAGCCCGGAGGGTGTTGTGAGCCTTAATTAGTTTCCACAGCTCTATGCTTGTGGTACAGTGCAGCATTTTTAGTGTGGTTTGCTAGATAAAACTAGACTGTGTCTTGAGATTCTTATCACAAGGGGAGCTGAATGCACAATGAGGGCAGCAGACAGTTGAAAACACTGCATCAAACCTGCATCAGGACGGAAATTAACATGCAGCTATACATACACCTTCAGCGAGTGTTATAACCTCTTGAATGAAGTGGAATGAATTAGACAGGAAGAACACAGACGTGCTGTTTAAGCACTATAGAACGCTCTCTTGTAATCTGCTCGTGTATTTGATTCAGCGTGTGGTCTTTTCATTTCCAGTTTCCATCACACTTAAGTTTGTAGCACCCAGCAGTTTGTATAACAAGCACTAGATTTATATAGTTTGACAATGTGGAGATACTGTTAAAAAAATAGGACAAAACCTCACAGCATTGTGAGGAGAATATTGAGTAAATATTACAGACACATTTTCAGAGTCCAACAGTTTCTTGGAAAGGAACTGTTATATAAATGTATTCCGAGGAGTAATGATGAGATGATTTGGTGCAATTTACTGAAGAAATGAAGATGGCGTGAGAGTCGCTTTCTTAGTCATGAATTTCTTTCATCTGTCTTTTTAAGCAGTGCAAACCAGCAAAGTTGGAAATGACATGATCATgacctggcttattctgagacactaagctttaaaatactggtaaaatattgcctaaaataagttttccctgctaattttaagatcagttttctaaatattacatcttattttaagaaatcttaccaagcaaatttttacttgttctattggcagattgttTTGCTTATTTCCAGATAAAAGTGCCTtgaaatacctttttttttcttcttctttttggagGGGTATTTTTTCCAGTGAGCAGAGCAAAGGATCCAAAAGGGAGCAAGTAAAAATGCAGTCAAAAATGTAGGCAATGGTCCTGACACAAGGAAACTCATGAGTAAAACTGCTGGAACAAGGCGACACCGGGAACACACAACAAACTGGCAACATGAGGGAAGACACGAAAGGAACACCGACAATCAATCAAGGAGTGACGAGGCACAGGTGGATCTATAGGGCAGGGTTGACACGAGAAGTAGGATCGAGAAACTAAGACAAGAGAGACTACAATGTAAAAGACGAAAACATGACCTTAGTTAACTTGATGGGGTTAGTAAAAAGAAATCCACAGATACAAATAAATGAAGGATACTTTCCATACAAAATGag
This genomic interval from Notolabrus celidotus isolate fNotCel1 chromosome 4, fNotCel1.pri, whole genome shotgun sequence contains the following:
- the sf3b5 gene encoding splicing factor 3B subunit 5, with the translated sequence MTDRYNIHSQLEHLQSKYIGTGHADTSKWEWLVNQHRDSYCSYMGHFDLLNYFSVAENESKARVRFNLMEKMLQPCGPPADKPDDA